In Daucus carota subsp. sativus chromosome 4, DH1 v3.0, whole genome shotgun sequence, one DNA window encodes the following:
- the LOC108219331 gene encoding uncharacterized protein LOC108219331: MPTISHLTPCRYAGEKPVAGLKFMNNSASFQNGARQLSRAVRTPLRRVSTSISIRASLVNDKLVPGKVVLKPTDILAYNLVQGAFVRWSYIDRSAIEPPTAVLLHGILGSRKNWGTFARRLAQEFPHWQFLLVDLRCHGDSALIKKRGPNTVSSAALDVLKLLGQLRLTPRVVVGHSFGGKVALSMVEQAAKPLARPVRVWVLDATPGQVRAGGDGDDHPAELISFLSTFPKEIASKRDVVNALVHEGFSKDVAQWVVTNLRQTGPPNASSPGFSWAFDLDGISEMYQSYEVTNLWKIVEDVPRGVHVNFLKAERSLHRWALEDLQRIHSAEDQAVEEGGGVEMHVLEDAGHWVHADNPDGLFRILSFSFQGV, encoded by the exons ATGCCGACTATTTCGCACTTGACGCCGTGCCGATACGCCGGCGAGAAGCCTGTCGCCGGACTTAAATTCATGAATAATTCAGCCTCGTTTCAG AATGGTGCCCGTCAGTTATCGCGAGCAGTTCGTACTCCTTTGAGGAGGGTGTCTACAAGTATAAGTATCCGTGCCTCGTTAGTGAATGATAAACTTGTACCTGGGAAAGTCGTGCTGAAGCCTACTGATATATTG GCTTATAATCTCGTTCAAGGAGCATTT GTAAGGTGGAGCTATATTGACAGGTCTGCGATTGAACCACCGACGGCTGTTCTTTTGCATGGAATCCTTGGTAGCAGGAAGAATTGGG GGACCTTTGCTCGGAGATTGGCACAAGAATTTCCTCATTGGCAG TTTCTCTTAGTTGACCTGCGCTGCCATGGTGACTCGGCATTGATAAAAAAGAGGGGACCAAACACTGTTTCTTCAGCTGCTCTTGATGTCTTAAAGCTA CTTGGGCAGCTTAGACTAACACCTCGGGTTGTAGTGGGTCATAGCTTCGGTGGAAAAG TTGCCTTGAGCATGGTGGAACAGGCTGCAAAACCACTGGCACGGCCTGTTAGA gtttgggttttagatgCTACTCCTGGACAAGTTCGAGCTGGTGGTGATGGAGATGACCACCCTGCCGAACTAATTTCTTTTCTGAGTACCTTCCCGAAAGAG ATCGCTTCGAAACGGGATGTTGTAAATGCTCTTGTACATGAAGGGTTCTCAAAAGATGTGGCACAG TGGGTGGTAACAAACCTTCGGCAGACTGGCCCTCCAAATGCATCATCACCTGGCTTCTCATGGGCATTTGATCTTGATGGAATTTCGGAGATGTATCAATCGTATGAAGTGACGAACTTATG GAAGATTGTGGAAGATGTGCCTCGAGGTGTGCATGTAAATTTTCTAAAAGCAGAGCGAAGCTTGCACAGATGGGCTCTGGAAGATCTTCAGAGAATTCATTCTGCTGAGGATCAAGCTGTCGAGGAAGGAGGGGGAGTTGAAATGCACGTCCTTGAAGACGCTGGCCATTGG gtACATGCTGATAATCCAGACGGCCTCTTCAGAATCCTTTCTTTTTCGTTTCAAGGAGTTTAG
- the LOC135152094 gene encoding uncharacterized protein LOC135152094: protein MMKDMVVYEGVDTEFDKAVLGLRQQLKDDEEALEQKIVKLESSIAVARQLMERFLKTKVNKAKNQATLGSTRNVQGLQHLKLTFPKFSEGDDVEDWLQDCNQYFEVFGVNERKKVTVAGMHLEGTARSWYHIYSLHNSICEWKNFAEQFTQRFGKGKQEWLVERFKKLKQTKSMEQYYTEFEGLVGQLKEKIPSLTEEYFLESFIGGMQAEVQQVLRILTPKSREEAYKKAKYLEQTRRGQQGNSSQLKTSAKESQAVSQAAAQGNLEVLEASTGQDTEINKDEVATTVETITPEEGQTQKQQIEVSVHAIEGLKGSQTITLTGYKNKKQFSILVDGGSTHSFLDEKTAAQLKCELVKTKPLKVMVANGNQLVSHYECQGFSWNIGKYRFNTPVKTLPMGSYDLVLGVDWLGSLGPVTFDFKKLEMRFQKGEEMIVLQGNQGSDKPRLHQMTADQFVRSCQRQEHGLLFILDVVHQPAGSLLSLQSDDGNNNSEGNKKQLHNLLEEYSDIFKAPEGLPPERQIEHSIDLKEGSQPFSIRPYRNSYNQKNEIEKLVAEMLESGIIRPSSSPFASPILLVKKKDGSWRFCIDYRKLNSMTIKNKFPIPLIEELLDELHGAKYFTKLDLRAGYHQVRMKERDVEKTAFRTHLGHYEFTVMPFGLTNAPATFQSLMNEVFRPYLRSFTLVFFDDILVYSKTKEDHLVHLKKVFQLMRQNTLFAKQSKCDFMTTKVAYLGHVISQQGVAVDQAKVADMVSWPLPQNLKALRGFLGLTGYYRKFVQHYGTIARPLTDLLQKDSFHWSEEATKAFQALKNAMASTPVLRLPDFSKEFTIESDACNTGIGAVLTQEGQPLAYFSKALGIKGQAMSTYEKELMALVAAVKKWSSYLMDKHFTIKTDHWSLKYLTDQKISNLLQQKWISKLLGYDYTIVYRKGKENTVADALSRRFEDESSGGVDNHEDMAAVKGEGLSGKAYRKY from the coding sequence ATGATGAAGGACATGGTAGTTTATGAAGGTGTGGACACTGAATTTGATAAGGCTGTGTTAGGACTCAGGCAACAGCTTAAAGATGATGAAGAAGCTCTAGAACAGAAGATTGTAAAGCTGGAGTCTAGTATTGCAGTGGCAAGACAACTGATGGAGAGATTCCTGAAAACAAAAGTTAATAAAGCTAAGAATCAAGCAACACTGGGTAGCACAAGAAATGTGCAAGGTTTACAACATCTTAAGCTCACTTTCCCTAAGTTCAGTGAAGGTGATGATGTGGAAGACTGGTTACAGGACTGTAATCAGTACTTTGAGGTATTTGGAGTCAATGAGAGAAAGAAAGTGACAGTTGCAGGAATGCATTTGGAAGGAACTGCCAGGAGTTGGTACCACATCTACTCCCTTCATAATTCCATTTGTGAGTGGAAAAACTTTGCTGAACAGTTTACTCAGAGATTTGGAAAAGGCAAGCAAGAATGGCTGGTGGAAAGGTtcaaaaaactaaaacagaCTAAGTCAATGGAGCAATACTACACTGAATTTGAAGGATTGGTGGGGCAACTGAAAGAAAAGATACCCTCTCTGACAGAGGAGTATTTCTTAGAAAGTTTCATTGGGGGAATGCAGGCTGAAGTGCAGCAAGTTCTCAGGATATTGACTCCTAAATCTAGAGAAGAAGCTTATAAGAAAGCTAAGTATTTAGAACAGACCAGAAGGGGTCAGCAAGGGAATAGTAGCCAACTAAAAACCTCAGCTAAGGAGAGCCAGGCTGTGAGCCAGGCTGCAGCTCAAGGAAACCTAGAGGTACTTGAAGCAAGTACAGGGCAAGACACAGAAATAAATAAGGATGAGGTGGCTACCACAGTAGAAACAATCACTCCTGAGGAGGGACAGACTCAGAAGCAACAGATAGAAGTGTCTGTACATGCCATTGAGGGCCTTAAAGGGAGTCAAACAATCACTCTGACTGGGTATAAGAATAAGAAGCAGTTCTCTATTCTGGTAGATGGTGGCAGCACCCATAGTTTTTTAGATGAAAAGACTGCTGCACAACTAAAATGTGAGCTGGTTAAAACTAAACCTCTGAAAGTAATGGTTGCCAATGGGAATCAGCTGGTTAGTCATTATGAATGTCAAGGATTTTCTTGGAATATTGGCAAATACAGGTTTAATACCCCTGTGAAAACCTTGCCAATGGGAAGCTATGACCTGGTGTTAGGGGTAGATTGGCTGGGATCTCTAGGTCCTGTGACATTTGATTTCAAGAAACTAGAGATGAGATTTCAGAAAGGAGAAGAAATGATTGTGCTGCAAGGAAACCAAGGGTCTGATAAACCCAGGCTGCACCAAATGACTGCTGACCAGTTTGTGAGGAGTTGTCAGAGGCAAGAACATGGACTCTTGTTTATTCTGGATGTGGTTCACCAGCCAGCAGGATCCCTACTCTCTCTTCAGTCAGATGATGGGAACAACAACTCAGAGGGGAATAAGAAGCAGCTCCACAATTTATTGGAGGAGTACAGTGACATCTTTAAAGCCCCTGAAGGGTTGCCTCCTGAGAGACAAATAGAGCATTCAATTGACTTAAAAGAAGGCTCACAACCTTTTTCTATAAGGCCTTATAGGAACTCTTATAACCAGAAAAATGAGATTGAAAAACTGGTGGCTGAAATGCTAGAATCTGGTATAATCAGACCTAGTAGCTCACCTTTTGCATCTCCTATATTACTGGTAAAGAAGAAGGATGGCAGCTGGAGATTCTGCATTGACTACAGGAAGCTCAATTCAATGACTATAAAGAACAAGTTTCCAATTCCACTAATTGAAGAGTTGCTAGATGAGCTTCATGGAGCTAAGTACTTCACCAAGCTAGATTTAAGAGCTGGATACCACCAAGTCAGAATGAAAGAAAGGGATGTAGAGAAGACAGCATTCAGAACTCATTTGGGGCATTATGAATTCACTGTGATGCCCTTTGGCCTCACCAATGCCCCTGCCACCTTTCAGAGCTTAATGAATGAAGTTTTCAGGCCTTACTTGAGGAGTTTTACTCTGGTCTTCTTTGATGATATCTTGGTCTACTCTAAGACCAAGGAAGATCATTTGGTACACTTAAAGAAGGTCTTCCAGTTGATGAGGCAAAACACTCTATTTGCTAAGCAATCTAAATGTGACTTCATGACTACTAAAGTAGCTTACTTAGGACATGTCATTTCACAACAAGGGGTAGCTGTGGATCAAGCTAAGGTTGCTGACATGGTCTCCTGGCCTCTGCCTCAGAACTTAAAAGCATTAAGAGGATTTTTGGGCCTGACTGGCTACTACAGGAAATTTGTGCAGCACTATGGAACTATAGCCAGGCCTCTGACAGATTTATTGCAGAAGGATAGCTTTCATTGGAGTGAAGAAGCTACTAAAGCATTTCAGGCTCTCAAGAATGCCATGGCTAGTACTCCTGTATTGAGGTTACCAGATTTCAGTAAAGAATTCACCATTGAATCTGATGCTTGTAATACTGGCATAGGTGCTGTATTGACTCAAGAGGGCCAACCACTAGCTTATTTCAGCAAGGCATTGGGGATAAAAGGACAAGCAATGTCTACCTATGAAAAGGAATTGATGGCCTTAGTAGCAGCAGTGAAGAAGTGGTCTTCCTACCTAATGGACAAGCATTTTACTATTAAGACTGATCACTGGTCTCTAAAGTACTTGACTGATCAAAAGATCAGTAATCTGTTGCAGCAGAAATGGATCAGCAAGTTATTAGGCTATGACTACACTATTGTGTACAGGAAGGGAAAGGAGAACACTGTAGCTGATGCATTGTCCAGAAGATTTGAGGATGAGTCAAGTGGAGGTGTTGATAACCATGAGGACATGGCTGCTGTTAAGGGGGAAGGATTGTCAGGCAAAGCCTATAGGAAGTATTAG